The Medicago truncatula cultivar Jemalong A17 chromosome 7, MtrunA17r5.0-ANR, whole genome shotgun sequence genome includes the window AAAAAGGTTATTGACTAGTAATGCTTCTGCCATCTCCTAATGCCACAGACAATCAGTTACTCAACAAGTCCCAAGTAACTTGCCtacttttttcaataataaaaccTTAAAACAAGGGATGAGTACGCAGCACATTCGATTATATTTATACCATATCTTAGAAAGAATTTATCTTcgacacaataaaaaaaaaaaaatcatcttcaaaaagaaaagaataaatatgTGTAGCCATTCCATTAATCCACGgtgttatatataaatttagatAAGGGGAGGTACGCATAAAAAGTCACGAAGATTCATCAATCTCAATTCTAAGCAACGGAAAAATTAATTCCCTTTCCATTTGCACTTAAACTTTCCTCCTAAAATTCAATAATGAATGCAATGCTACTAGAGTTCGCTTTGCATTTAGAAATTAAATGTATTTGAGTTTATGCACTAAACTTGGAAAAGCCGCTAATTTAGCTTATGATATGTCTCTAAACTGTTTTTAGTCTATCTATTCTAAGAAAAGTCTTGTCTTAATTATATATGACAGAACTTCACAtactatattattttcaatcacTAGATCTTTACCAGTTTATTTCAACGAGCTCATCTAGATAGTGTAAGGAAACAACTTtgaacttatatgaaaataatttaacgaCATTCCCTCTTCGATCTTGACTAGTTAAAAAAGGTTATACATaactacttaattttttttccctaaatGCAAATTCATAACTTGACACTAAGCATTTATCAAAACGAAGTTACAAACCTTCTTAATACCGCTCACATAAACCACAGAGACACCATCGAGTAAACCGGTACGAAAGAGCTCCTTCATTGTTGTAGGCCGCTTCTTATCAACTGCAATCTTCTTCGACGTCTTCAACTCCATCTTGTTTCTCCGAACAGCTAATGCACCATCAATTTCACTCTCAACAGCAGCACCTTCTTGGTCTAACTTCGTCACTGTCTCCTCACCGGACCCAGCATTTGCTTTCATAGTTGCAGACCGCATAGTCCGATTGAATGTCCTCCCCACACCATCACCACTTGCAACTGCAGCACCTTGTTCTTCTAACACATTGACTGTCTCCTCGCCGgattcaactttttctttcttcgcCGATCGCGTAATTCGCTTAAAACTCCTCACCGGAATTGCACCATCACCATTACCAGTTGCAACTGCAGCACCTTGTTGTTCTAACACGGTCACCTTATCCTCTCCGGATTCAACCTTTTCTTTCATCGCCGATCGAGTAATTCGCTTGAAATTCTTCACCGGCACCTCACCATCACCTTTACCAACTGCAACAGCATCACCTTCACCTCGCTGTTCTAACACAGTAACCGTTTCCTCACCGGTTTCAACCTTCGATTTCGTGGCCGATCTCGTAATCCTCCTAAACGTCGGCGTCGCCCTCACCGGAACCTCACGAGACTCGCTCTTCACATCCTCCTTCACCTCGGCATCTTCCTTGAATCTCTTGGCATGAATTTCCTCGGAAGAAGTAGTAGACGAATTGAGAGACCTCTTAGCTCGAGTATAAACAATGCAACCATTCACCATAGAAATTTTTCGTGCATCCATGAGCGATGAATTTGAGAAATTGAGAggtgaattgaattgaattgaaggtGATTAACatgagaattagggtttttgatttttttttttacagaaaaacCTTTTGCGGGAAGAACAAGGAAGGGATAACGAAGTCGAAGACAGTGAGAtttcagaagaagaagaagaagaagaagaaaaaaaaaaatggtgaaaccGTTATTTTTTACTTAGATTAGATAAATTTTTAGTCctcattgaaaaataaataaataaataaataaataatatttgcgTCTATATAAAGTAATACAGTTGATATGTAAAACGGGACCGGTCAAACTAGATTCAATGCAAAGACATGTTAAACCATTCCAAAACTTTTTGTTCAAAGTtatctaaaatacaaaaaaaaaagttttttgtcCATCAAAAATTGTATAGgatcaaaaattatttaatattataaaaatttgtcatgtaTTGTTCTGCGAGTGAATAGGTAaaaccccctgaaattgtaacttcCGCCAAAAACTTCCTAACTTTaaagaaatttcaaaaaaaaccTAGAATTATCAAAcgttagtcaattaccccctctGTTTGTTTTGGCTGTTAAATCATATGATGTAGCAGTTAACGGTACAAGTGGCGCCTCCACATGGATTGAACCTTATGCCACGCCACATGGGagtaaatgactttttttttttttttgctttcttcgtcttctttcttccacctcttcttcatcttcgtcATCAACTTCATACTTTCAtcataaaattcaaacaaacttataaaaaatctagaaaatgaaattgaataacAACAACCATTCCTTCCACCTCTTCTTcgtcttcatcatcatctttctattttaatttttttattcactaaCAAGAACAAAAAGTCAACAACAATCAGCTTCAAAcgataaaaaatattgagataattaattgataaaatcACGTGACCTAattaaaaatttgagaaaatactACATGCTACACCAACaatttcattccatttttttaatctaCCACAAATGTTCCAATTTTCCCTATCTTAAGTTGTCGAAACGAAGAAGGAGAAACAATCCTTCTTCACCCACATGGTCAACACCTACCTCTTGTCCCTCTTTCCCCTCCTCTCAAACCCAAATTTGGTGTTGTGATTTTATATTTGAGTTactaacaaacaacaacaacaatagatCAATAAGTtggaattttgtgtttttttttttttatggcttttgtgatgtttttggaTAAAgcagtgttatttgaacatattTGTTTGACAACAAATAgacaatcatatttttataaggaaaaatatgtattggcacaaaaatcaaagtaatagaaaaagaaagtaaaaatataagatGAGTATGAGTAATAAAGTTGTCATAATAGTTgttataaaatggttgtacaaatatcacttctCTTTTGGATATGAGTTTTTGGAGGATTAACTCATGTTTTGGGTGTAATAGTGTTGTACTTATCActaatctgttttttttttctcattactaccttgttgttgatgatggtgGAGGTGTAATAAtgagatgatgatgttgttgatagttgttgtttcttaaaaaaaaatcattatttatgaatattgatgaaggtgtgttgaagatgatgaagaagtggaaggaaaaagatgaagaaagcaaaaaataaaaatagtcatttttatttgaacatctatttgcTTGACAACCAAATAGACAACCATGTTTTTACaaggaaaaatatgtattggcacaaaaatcaaagtaatagaaaaagaaagtaaaaatataagatgagtatgagagataaaattgtCATAATAGTTgttataaaatggttgtacaaatatcatttctcttttggaTATGAGTTTTTGGAGGATTAACTCATGTTTTCGGTGTAATAGTGTTGTACTTATCActaatctgttttttttttttcttctcattactACCTTCTTGTTGATGGTGGTGGAGGTGTAATAAtgagatgatgatgttgttgatagttgttgtttcttaaaaaaaatgcattcttTATGAATATCGATGAAGGcgtgttgaagatgatgatgatgaagtggaaggaaaaagatgaagaaagcaaaaaataaaaatagtcatttaccCCTTTGTGACGTGACATAAGGTCCCGTCCACATGGAGGTGTCACGTGTACAGTTAACTGCTACATCATAGAGTTTAACAGCCAAAATAAACGGAGATGAGTAATTTACTAACGTTTGACAATTtcagagattttttttttctaagtttCATTAAAGTTAGAGGGGATTTTTGACAAGAGTTACAATTTCGGACGGAGATTGTGTAGCAAATCAACGAACcctaaattttgttttattatttttaactttaaaaatcttaatgatTTTTTAAGACATATTtagaactttttaaaaaattaaactctaaatatgatttttaattctaaattttattatttttatcttgaattttgaaagtttaaaaaattatatttatttttattatatgttaaaaaattctaactttttGTGAAAGAACTTTTTATAAGGCATGCAAAAAgccaataaaaacataaaatattatggATGATTAAACAAACTTAAATTTAGCAGGTACTAAAACCGCACAGTGAAAAACTTGCTAAGGATGTAAACATGTCATTTTTTGAGGACtatggataaaaaaaactaatttaaaaataaagaatattatTTACTCAAATCAATAGAGCACATTGTTACAACATAAACTCAAAGCcgacaaaaaaattaaggcttaaatatgtaaaaggtccctgtaatttcgcgcattttttgttttcgtccctgtaagtttttttgttctaaaagaAACCCTGTATTTTGATAACCTTTTGGAAAAGGTCATTGTCGTTAGCTTCCGTCAACAAAAACGCAATGCTGGCTAACGGAGCACACGTGGCAGATCATGAGTTGGCAAAGTTGATGAGATGGAATAAGAGATGATAAGTTGTTagaacacagggactaaaatcaaaaacgtAAATTGACAcagggatgaaattaaaataacgaaaacatcaaaatttaaattaaaaatcaaactttcagtcttcttcttcctctcaaatttcagtcttcttcttcctctcaaactTTCCCTAATCTCTCCCATACCTTGCGCCTTTAAACCAAAATCCATATCCTTCAACAATGTCTTCTAACATGGGTTGGATACAACATCTTTAGTAATATGAGTTGCTTGTTCTTGTACACAATGGTTTAAGGTTAAtacaaatttattctttttcataTGAACCAcgttctaaattccaaaacaccATAAAGGTTTCTCCTTTCGCGGTTTTCCCATCACCctctcaacattttttttgttcactACTGTTAAGTGAGTGAGGGTCAAAGAAAtagttcagatttttctttcttgttagGGAAAAATTGTTGGTGTTTCATATAGAAattgttggttgattttttagattttgttgaCTAAGTTTATGGGTTTATGGTGTgattgagagagaaaataaaaaagttcacATTCCAACACCATaaccagaaaataaaaaacccaGAATTGGAATGTATAAATTGGAATGTGAATTTGATAAATTAGCATGGATTGCAATTAAATTAATTGGAATTCTGGATTGAATTGACATGAATTGGAAGTCACTTTCATGGGAATGAATTGGCCACAATTCATGAGATATCTATCATGGCTAATGCATATGGACAAAAGGCTAGAATTATGCAGAAGTTGGAACTAAGCATTGTGTCTAGTATAtgacttttttaaacataaacatTTGTACGTTATGCAGAAGTTGATGCTAAGCACTGTATCTAATATATGACTTTTTTAAACATAGGCATTTGTAAATTTGGTTGCTTTATTAAGCGTTCCTAGCCTTTGTTGTGTACATGCTTTGTAGCTTTGTATACTGTAATAGTTCAGTAGCTTAACAGGAATCAAAAGGCTTGTTTGCAATGTTATAATCAAGGTTTTAATAACATGACACAGTTTAAAAGTGACGATACTTTTTAGGATGTTTATAACTATACTTTGTTGCAGCATGGAGAAGCTTTATAAGTTTTAAAATCTGATCATATTTTATCTTGTTGAAGGAAATGGGTTTTTCCTTCAAGGGCGCAAGTTAACGGGAGATTGAGAAAAATTtcagaggaagaagaaacaaagaatagtgagaggaagaagatggaaagtttgatttttaaaattcaaaatttgatgtttactttttttaatttcatccctatgtcaattttcgtttttggttttagtccctctcATGCCAACTCATCAACGTTTGCCAACTCATAACCTGCCACGTAGGCCTCCGTTAGCCACCAAAGCGTTTTTATTGACGGAAGCTGACGGCAaggacctttttcaaaaggtTATCAAAATACAGggtttgttttagaacaaaaaaacttacagggaccaaaaccaaaaatgcaCGAACTTACAGGGaccatttacatatttaagccaaaaattaaTTTACGAACAAAGTCGAATCATACGtatcaataacataaaatagCAAAATACACAAgccttaaaatataattatatccAAATGTCTGAAATACTCATATATCTTAATTTATAACGTAAACGTCTGCAAATTCATTGATCGGGTCAGTGGCGGAGGCTTGTATGGGCTGAGGTGGGCCATGGCCCACCCCCAAATATTGGGAAATTATGAAAATACCCTCagcttattttgtttttccaagTGACCCACAGCATTCTCACTTCAGACTTTTCCCCTTCCACTTCCTCTGTTACAGCACACACTTCTTCTCATTCTTTGAAGCGCGACCGCCACACTTCTTCCCCTTCCGCCGCGCGACCGCCGCACTTCTTCCCCTTCCGACCGCCGGCACTCCCTTCTCTCTCAttcaaaaaagatcaaacaaaaaccctttttcttttcactcTGTTTTTCCTATCCAAATGGAAAGGTAATTTGTTGACTattgttgattttctttttgattttagaatttaaaggtgtttgtttgttgttgtttgctaCTAAGATTGGTTGTTGTTTGATAATTTTTGATTGATGATTGCTATTATTACTAAGTTtgaatgttaattaattttcttatttgttgTTCTTGTTTGTTGATTGTTGGTATTTgataattgaattttgaaactgcaatgttttcatatttttgttgttatgcACATCTTGAGCAACCTTGCATTTGTTATGTGATTCTCTTCTCTTGTTATGGCAGATTGGCAGTAGCAATGTTATCACGGCCCACCCACATTTTGTTCATATTATTGGTAGTAGCAATGTTTTTCTATGGCAGTAGCAATGTTTTTCTATGGTAGTAGCAACATTTTGTTCACATTTTGTTCATAAATGAATGTTTTTCTATGGCAGTAGCAATGTGCCAATGTGTTATTTGCAATGAATATGTTCTAATTGTTTTCAATTAAACTTTTGAAGCATAAGTGATTTTGACTTATAGAATTATGGACTTATGGAATTATTTGACttattgaattatttatttttttgaaaacagaAAAGTTAAGAAGAAGAGTGTAACACTTGATCATTTTTATAAGAAGAGAGCTTGTGAGAGTGAAAGAGATGAACAAGGAATGACTCCTCCATCTCAACCTATTAAAGTTCCAAGAATTGAAGAAGACATAACTCATATGACTCAACCTGTTGATGTTCAAAGAATTGAAGAATTGCATAACGCGGGTGATTTTTTGAATTCTTTAGAACGTGATCCTGGAAAGCGTTCCCCAATATGGACATTTCCAGCAAATCATGTGGATGAAATACGAAGAGCTTATCTGAATTGGGGTCCATATCAAATCCATTTAGAAGAATATCCTTTGTCTGGTACAGGAGATCATCCAAGACGGTTTAAAGACACTTGGTTTAGCTTATTTCATTCATGGCTAGAATATTCACCTTCAAAGGATGCCGCATTTTGCTTACCATGCTATCTTTTTAACAAAGGACCAAATGGACGTTCTGAATTTGATGTCTTCGTTATTACAGGTTTTAGAGGTTGGAAGAGAGTTAGAGATGGAAAGAATTGTGCTTTTCTTAAGCACATTGGGAAGGATCCTTGCTCACATCACAACAATGCAGTGAAAGCTTGTAATGACTTGTTGAATCAAAGGGCACACATTAGACATGGATTTCAAAAACAAAGCTCAAGTCAAATTATGAATAACCGACTACGTCTCAAGgcttcaattgatgttgttcgTTGGTTAACACTTCAAGCTTGTGCTTTTAGGGGTCACGACGAAAAGGTTATATCAAAAAACCAAGGTAATTTTCTTGAGTTGCTAAAACTTTTGGCCTCTTATAATGATGAAGTTGCACAAGTTGTGTTGAATAATGCTCCAAAGAATGGAAAATATACTTGCCATCAAGTTCAAAAAGAGCTCTTGGCAATTCTTTCTAGTAGAGTGAAAAAACATATCCGTGAGGAAATTGGTGATTCCAAGTTTTGTATCATTGTAGATGAAGCTCGCGATGAGTCACAAAAGGAACAAATGGCTCTTGTGTTAAGATTTGTTGATAAAGATGGTTTAATACAAGAGCGATTTTTTGATATGAGATGTGTTACCAGCACTACATCTTTAAGTCTTAAGGAAGCAGTGTGTGATATACTTTCTCGACATAACCTTGATGTTTCTAACCTTCGTGGTCAAGGGTATGATGGTGCAAGCAATATGAGAGGAGAATGGAACGGTTTACAAGCATTGTTTATGAAGGATTGTCCTTATGCATACTACATCCATTGTTTTGCTCATAGATTACAACTTGCCTTGGTTACTGCATCAAGAGAAGTCAAACCAATTCATAAATTCTTTGAGAAACTGACTTTTATTGTCAATGCTGTTTGTTCTTCTCCTAAGAGACATGATGAGTTACAAGCTGCCCaactaaaagaaaatgaatatttgttgGAAATTGAAGAGATTGTACCTGGTAAAGGTGCAAACCAAATTGGTACTGTGAAACGGGAAACAGATACTCGATGGGGATCACATTTCAGTTCTATTTGTAGCTTGATCCGCATGTATGAAGcaacttgttttgttttaaaaaaaattgcaaaggaAGCAACAAATTATTCTACAAGTGGGAATGCTGACAGTGCTTACAATTACTTGAagtcatttgattttatatttatcttgcATTTGATGAAAGAAATTATGGGGATAACAGATGTGCTTTGTCAAGCCTTGCAACTACAAGCTCAAGATGTAGTTAATGCTATGTTTCTGGTTCGTAACACAAAAACTCTTATTCAACAATTGAGAGAAGATGGTTGGGATAAATTACTTGCTAATGTGAGATATTTTTGTGTAAGACATGCTATTGAGATTCCTGATCTCGATGATTTGCATTCAACAACAAGATTTGGACGCTCTCGTCTCGAAGAGAACTAGGTAACAATAGAGCACTATTTTAgagttgaaatattttttactaccattgataaacaattacaagTGTTGAATAGTAGATTTAGTGAGGAGGCAATGGATTTGTTAACTCTAAGTTGTGCTTTGACTCCTAAGGATAGATATAAAGCTTTTGATGTTGATACTATTTGCACTCTTGTTGATAAATACTATCCCATGGATTTCAATGATCAAGAGAAGATTCACTTGTGTTATCAACTCGAGCAATTCATTGTTGATGCCCGCAAAGAACCATGTTTGAAGAATTTATCAACTATTCAAGAATTATGCTCGTGTTTGGTTGCAACTGAGAGGAATAAAATTTACTTCTTGATTGATAGACTACTCCGCCTTATCATGACCCTTCCAGTTTCTACAGCCACAACTGAGAGATCTTTTTCAGCAATGAAGATTATCAAGACTAGGTTGAGAAACAAGATGGGAAGTGGGTTTCTAAATGATACCATGACAGTTTATATCGAAAGGGAAATTAGTGCAAGTATTAGTTCTGAGTCAGTTATTGATGATTTCAAGTTAGTTGGATCGCGTAACgacttattttaatttcctaAGGTATGTAGTTTACTTTTTTGATTAAACTTTGTGCTTAGCGTTTATTTCAActgaaaaatttatattttatatattagagTATATTTTGTTGGCCCACCCCCGATATTTTTTCTAACTCCGCCACTGGATCGGGTCATATCAAAATAAACTTTGAATCTAAATCAAATGAACATTATATCAAGAcggaaaataataaaaaattgtactgagatgagaaataaaaacaaacaatgttgCACTAAATCACACAAacaaatgcaaaagaaaaactaaatagATATGG containing:
- the LOC112416728 gene encoding zinc finger MYM-type protein 1-like, whose product is MERKVKKKSVTLDHFYKKRACESERDEQGMTPPSQPIKVPRIEEDITHMTQPVDVQRIEELHNAGDFLNSLERDPGKRSPIWTFPANHVDEIRRAYLNWGPYQIHLEEYPLSGFRGWKRVRDGKNCAFLKHIGKDPCSHHNNAVKACNDLLNQRAHIRHGFQKQSSSQIMNNRLRLKASIDVVRWLTLQACAFRGHDEKVISKNQGNFLELLKLLASYNDEVAQVVLNNAPKNGKYTCHQVQKELLAILSSRVKKHIREEIGDSKFCIIVDEARDESQKEQMALVLRFVDKDGLIQERFFDMRCVTSTTSLSLKEAVCDILSRHNLDVSNLRGQGYDGASNMRGEWNGLQALFMKDCPYAYYIHCFAHRLQLALVTASREVKPIHKFFEKLTFIVNAVCSSPKRHDELQAAQLKENEYLLEIEEIVPGKGANQIGTVKRETDTRWGSHFSSICSLIRMYEATCFVLKKIAKEATNYSTSGNADSAYNYLKSFDFIFILHLMKEIMGITDVLCQALQLQAQDVVNAMFLVRNTKTLIQQLREDGWDKLLANVRYFCVRHAIEIPDLDDLHSTTRFGRSRLEEN